One part of the [Synechococcus] sp. NIES-970 genome encodes these proteins:
- a CDS encoding Fe-S oxidoreductase, which yields MSASTIKPAQIYRVVPDSIAAEIGFEAGDAIVSINGMQPRDLIDYQFLCADEYLELEVLDAKGRSHQIEIEKDYDEDLGLEFENALFDGLIQCNNRCPFCFIDQQPPGKRQSLYLKDDDYRLSFLYGSYLTLTNLPEREWQRINQMRLSPLFVSVHATEPDIRRQLLKNERAGEILKQLQWFADHRLQIHAQVVVCPGINDGIHLERTLRDLAQFHEGDLPAVISAAVVPVGLTRFRPNLAELSPVSQPKAQEVIAQVTALQQEFREKFQTNFAWLADEWFLIAREELPPESHYEDYPQLGNGVGSIRQFIRDFLQTADEILPKAIAQPQHFTWVVGNAVEKAFEPLVARLNQVENLTVTLAALNSDYWGQAITVTGLLTGQDLIDKLAGRDFEDGILLPRVMLKHDEAKFLDDKTVAEVAIALGTPIYPVEDVRHLMARCTQAASQEILSKG from the coding sequence ATGAGTGCCTCCACCATCAAGCCCGCCCAGATTTATCGCGTTGTCCCCGACTCCATTGCCGCTGAAATTGGGTTTGAGGCCGGAGATGCGATCGTCTCGATCAATGGCATGCAACCCCGGGATCTGATCGATTATCAGTTTCTCTGCGCCGATGAATATTTAGAGTTGGAAGTCCTCGATGCCAAGGGGCGATCGCACCAGATTGAAATCGAAAAAGACTATGACGAAGACCTGGGCCTCGAATTTGAAAATGCCCTGTTTGATGGTCTGATCCAATGCAATAATCGCTGCCCTTTTTGCTTTATTGACCAGCAGCCCCCCGGCAAACGCCAAAGCCTCTACCTCAAAGATGACGACTATCGCCTCAGTTTCCTCTATGGCAGCTATCTCACCCTGACGAATCTGCCCGAGCGGGAATGGCAGCGCATTAACCAAATGCGCCTTTCCCCTCTATTCGTCTCTGTCCATGCCACAGAACCAGATATCCGCCGTCAATTGCTCAAAAATGAGCGCGCCGGGGAAATTCTCAAGCAACTGCAATGGTTTGCAGATCATCGTTTACAAATCCATGCCCAGGTGGTGGTTTGCCCAGGCATTAACGACGGTATTCATTTAGAACGGACCCTGCGGGACTTAGCCCAGTTCCATGAGGGGGATTTGCCAGCGGTGATTTCGGCAGCGGTGGTGCCGGTGGGCTTGACCCGGTTTCGCCCAAATTTGGCAGAACTGAGCCCCGTGAGTCAACCAAAAGCCCAGGAAGTAATTGCCCAGGTCACGGCCCTCCAACAGGAATTTCGTGAAAAATTTCAGACGAATTTTGCTTGGTTGGCCGATGAATGGTTTTTGATTGCCCGGGAAGAGTTGCCGCCGGAGTCCCATTATGAAGATTATCCCCAGTTGGGTAATGGAGTGGGTTCGATTCGCCAATTTATCCGTGATTTTCTCCAGACCGCCGATGAGATTTTACCCAAAGCGATCGCCCAACCCCAGCACTTCACTTGGGTCGTGGGGAACGCCGTCGAAAAAGCCTTTGAACCCCTGGTGGCACGGTTAAACCAGGTGGAAAACCTCACCGTTACCCTCGCCGCTCTGAACAGTGACTACTGGGGCCAGGCAATCACTGTTACCGGCTTACTCACAGGCCAAGATTTGATTGATAAATTAGCCGGGCGAGATTTCGAGGATGGGATTCTACTGCCCCGGGTCATGCTCAAACATGATGAAGCAAAATTTCTCGATGACAAAACCGTGGCCGAGGTGGCGATTGCCCTAGGCACTCCGATTTATCCCGTAGAAGATGTCCGTCACCTTATGGCCCGCTGTACACAAGCAGCGTCCCAAGAAATATTATCAAAAGGTTAA
- a CDS encoding pentapeptide repeats protein, with the protein MLSTINSQQLLQHYAAGQRLFHRLDCVAASLSGSDLSHASFSEGNFATASLARTNLSHCHFRRANLEQAFLYGADLSYAKLDHADLTRADLTKVNLQGATLIRAILTEAQLSGAIMRWVTFFMADLQQVNLCGANLTGVNFRGANLTGADLSWTNLSQAKLSGAILKDANLHGARLQEAYLNGVDFRERDFSGLNCAGVLFSGGKGNEMNLVGTNLTGSTLRFTNFQGANFQQACLNEADLQHANLTNANCQGLEAIASNFQRAELVNVDFRDANLQEADFRGANLTGANLAGAQLQGADLRGAKLDRRQIQPAIVGFSSPLEAPLAC; encoded by the coding sequence ATGCTGTCTACCATCAATAGTCAACAATTACTCCAGCACTATGCCGCAGGCCAACGGCTGTTCCATAGGCTTGATTGCGTGGCAGCGAGTCTGAGTGGTTCAGATTTGTCCCATGCCAGCTTTTCTGAGGGAAATTTTGCAACGGCCTCCCTAGCGCGGACAAACCTATCCCATTGCCATTTCCGGCGGGCGAATCTAGAGCAGGCTTTTTTGTACGGAGCCGACCTAAGCTACGCCAAACTCGACCACGCCGATTTAACTCGGGCCGATCTAACAAAGGTCAATCTCCAAGGGGCAACCTTAATTCGCGCTATTCTCACCGAAGCCCAATTGAGTGGCGCAATTATGCGGTGGGTTACTTTCTTTATGGCGGACTTGCAACAGGTGAATCTCTGTGGAGCCAACTTGACCGGGGTGAATTTTCGGGGGGCAAATTTAACTGGTGCTGATCTGAGTTGGACAAATCTCAGCCAAGCTAAGCTCAGTGGCGCTATTTTAAAAGACGCCAATTTACATGGGGCGCGGTTACAAGAGGCCTATCTCAATGGGGTTGACTTTCGGGAACGGGATTTCAGTGGTTTAAATTGCGCTGGGGTGCTGTTCAGTGGTGGCAAAGGCAATGAAATGAATTTAGTAGGCACAAATTTAACGGGGTCAACTTTGCGCTTTACCAATTTTCAGGGGGCGAATTTTCAACAGGCTTGCCTCAATGAAGCGGATTTACAGCATGCCAATTTAACCAATGCCAATTGCCAAGGGCTTGAGGCGATCGCCAGCAATTTTCAGAGGGCAGAATTAGTAAATGTTGATTTTCGCGATGCCAACCTCCAGGAGGCCGATTTTCGGGGGGCGAATTTGACCGGGGCTAACTTGGCCGGCGCTCAACTTCAGGGGGCTGATTTGCGGGGGGCAAAGCTAGACAGAAGACAAATACAGCCTGCGATTGTTGGTTTTAGTTCTCCCTTAGAAGCCCCCCTGGCTTGTTAA
- a CDS encoding outer membrane efflux protein, translated as MFALRDLITLSTSSLVVLCSGGGAIAQIETPQSLPPDASLEDQSPAGDPVLSPTVVPADLDTSFLPNLGGLSEPTTLAASAQTPEIQLSPSPHLGNLQAPALVAQAEMPGGDSTVPEAANEVEIPTSNDNRPTPTAQPLPSDQVENVELQELLVPIENPAVTVPQTAEAVTVNDGIDLTLEDTVRLALERNESLQEARLNYERAEAQIREAIAAELPTISNQVDLTYSDSASGALQGRALGRDSNSSTSLNGRLEVNYDIYTGGRRSAQVEAARTQRQIAELDIERLTEEIRAAAAISYYDLQSADAQVVIEQSAVFDATQSLRDATLLEQAGLGTQFDVLRAEVELANVQQRLNLAEANQKTSRRQLAQLLSLEPTIDPRTADEIDLAGRWEISLPETIVLALQNRQELRQQLLQREIDGQQERIALAAVRPTVSVFANYDLLEVFDDGLGLADGLSIGARMRWNFFDGGAAVARADQEEVDQAIAENRFVDQRNRIRLAVETAYYNLEASEQNITTAASAVTLAEESLRLARMRFNAGVGTQTDVISAQTGLNTARGNYLQAVTDYNRAFAQLKREVGLGDRILANE; from the coding sequence ATGTTTGCCTTGCGAGATCTCATTACCCTTAGCACCAGTAGCCTTGTTGTTCTCTGTAGCGGCGGCGGGGCGATCGCCCAGATAGAAACTCCCCAATCTCTCCCCCCAGATGCTTCCCTAGAAGATCAGTCTCCGGCCGGTGACCCAGTACTGTCTCCCACAGTCGTTCCCGCCGACCTAGATACTTCTTTTTTACCCAATCTTGGCGGTTTGAGCGAGCCAACTACCCTCGCCGCTTCCGCCCAGACTCCCGAAATACAACTGTCTCCCTCACCCCACCTTGGTAACCTCCAAGCTCCAGCCCTCGTGGCCCAAGCAGAAATGCCCGGGGGTGATTCGACGGTGCCAGAGGCGGCCAACGAAGTCGAAATCCCAACAAGCAACGACAATCGACCGACCCCCACGGCACAGCCCCTGCCCTCTGACCAGGTCGAAAATGTCGAATTGCAAGAGCTATTAGTGCCGATCGAAAACCCTGCGGTCACAGTACCTCAAACTGCGGAAGCCGTGACTGTGAACGATGGCATCGATTTAACCTTAGAAGACACGGTTCGTTTGGCCCTAGAACGTAACGAATCGCTCCAAGAGGCCCGTTTGAACTATGAGCGCGCTGAGGCCCAAATTCGTGAGGCGATCGCCGCCGAACTACCGACCATCAGTAACCAAGTAGACTTGACCTACAGCGATAGTGCCAGTGGTGCCCTCCAGGGCAGAGCCCTCGGCCGCGATTCCAATTCCAGCACCTCCCTCAATGGCCGCCTGGAAGTAAACTATGACATCTATACCGGGGGGCGTCGTTCGGCTCAGGTAGAAGCAGCGCGCACCCAACGACAGATCGCCGAATTAGACATTGAACGGTTGACAGAAGAAATCCGCGCTGCCGCCGCGATCAGTTACTACGATCTGCAGAGCGCCGATGCCCAGGTGGTGATTGAGCAAAGTGCAGTATTCGACGCCACCCAAAGTTTGCGGGATGCAACCCTCCTTGAGCAGGCGGGGCTCGGGACGCAATTTGATGTACTCCGGGCGGAGGTGGAACTCGCAAATGTGCAGCAACGCTTAAACCTCGCTGAAGCCAATCAGAAAACCAGTCGCCGTCAATTAGCCCAGCTTCTGAGTCTAGAGCCGACTATTGACCCGCGTACTGCTGACGAAATTGATCTAGCTGGCCGCTGGGAAATTTCTCTACCAGAAACTATTGTTCTGGCACTGCAAAATCGCCAAGAACTCCGCCAACAGCTCCTCCAACGGGAAATTGATGGTCAACAGGAACGCATTGCCCTAGCTGCGGTACGACCGACGGTGAGTGTTTTTGCCAATTATGATTTGCTTGAAGTTTTCGATGATGGCCTTGGCCTGGCTGATGGGTTGTCAATCGGGGCGAGGATGCGTTGGAACTTTTTTGATGGCGGGGCGGCGGTAGCCCGGGCTGATCAGGAAGAAGTAGACCAGGCGATCGCCGAAAATCGTTTTGTTGACCAGCGTAACCGCATCCGGTTAGCTGTAGAAACGGCTTACTATAACCTTGAAGCGAGCGAACAAAATATCACCACGGCAGCTTCGGCAGTGACCCTGGCGGAAGAAAGTTTACGGCTGGCCCGAATGCGCTTTAATGCGGGGGTTGGGACCCAAACCGATGTCATCTCCGCCCAGACGGGTCTAAATACTGCCCGGGGCAATTATCTCCAAGCGGTGACTGATTACAACCGCGCCTTTGCCCAGCTCAAACGGGAAGTTGGCTTGGGTGACCGAATCCTCGCTAACGAGTAG
- a CDS encoding N-acetylmuramoyl-L-alanine amidase, translated as MLKAIFFGLGSAMMLTLPAFSQLPRQSDRLQVVYPPNSHQTNAEQIFLIGSAPLAGTVEVNGQRLSRSELGHFAPSFPLTVGQNRFTLTYRQPSGATETKVVTVERLASAITPPRELAEPFPAVAIARQPQELVCFQVQAPAQAQVSVTLGRESFPLQPQMGAVLPSNAAVLTLDNEAPTGSFTGTYGGCQRFSEPGNLGQARYQMNFQGRTSTAASLGNIEILNSQALGAIAVTSAAGVARTGPGTDFSRLTPLPQGTQALVTGKEGDWLRLDYGAWIRANETQPIQGAVLPTSTIRSVRSQTQATSTEVIFPLQRPVPVAVAQNDDTFSLTLHQAIAQTDTIYLAESPVIRRLDWAQVDPETIRYDFRLKTDQQWGYELRYEGNNLILSLRHPPQLGTNSLQGATILLDPGHGGSESGALGPTGYPEKAINLLISQKIQQQLTAKGANVILTRTDDRDVSLGDRQAAIANGQPTLALSVHYNALPDAGDAENTAGIGMFWYHPQAHDLAQFLHDELTSRLDRPSYGVFWNNLALTRPHEAPSVLMELGFMINPTEFEWITEPQAQDQLAGAIAQSIERWLRTKTSP; from the coding sequence ATGTTGAAGGCAATATTTTTCGGCTTGGGTTCGGCCATGATGTTGACGTTGCCGGCCTTTTCCCAGTTGCCCCGCCAGAGCGATCGCCTCCAGGTCGTCTATCCACCCAACAGCCACCAAACGAATGCAGAGCAGATTTTTTTGATTGGTTCTGCGCCCCTGGCCGGTACGGTAGAGGTTAATGGTCAGAGGCTCTCCCGCAGTGAACTGGGTCATTTCGCCCCAAGTTTTCCCCTAACGGTGGGACAAAATCGTTTTACTCTGACCTATCGCCAACCCTCTGGAGCCACAGAAACAAAAGTGGTCACGGTTGAACGCCTCGCTAGTGCAATAACCCCCCCTAGGGAATTAGCCGAGCCGTTCCCTGCGGTGGCGATCGCCCGTCAACCCCAGGAATTGGTTTGTTTTCAAGTCCAAGCCCCGGCCCAAGCCCAAGTCAGTGTTACCCTTGGTCGTGAGTCTTTCCCGTTGCAGCCCCAGATGGGGGCAGTTCTCCCGAGTAATGCGGCTGTTTTGACCCTAGACAATGAAGCACCGACTGGCAGCTTTACTGGAACCTATGGAGGGTGTCAGCGTTTTAGTGAGCCGGGTAATTTGGGGCAAGCCCGCTACCAAATGAATTTCCAGGGACGCACGAGTACAGCTGCTAGTCTCGGTAATATTGAAATTCTAAATTCCCAAGCATTGGGGGCGATCGCCGTCACCAGTGCCGCTGGGGTGGCACGGACAGGGCCGGGAACGGATTTTTCTCGCCTCACCCCCCTCCCCCAGGGGACCCAAGCCCTAGTGACTGGAAAAGAAGGGGATTGGCTACGCCTTGACTATGGGGCCTGGATTCGGGCCAATGAAACCCAACCGATCCAAGGCGCGGTGCTCCCCACCAGCACCATTCGCAGTGTGCGATCGCAGACCCAAGCGACCAGCACCGAGGTGATTTTTCCTCTCCAAAGGCCTGTGCCTGTAGCCGTTGCCCAGAACGACGACACCTTTAGCTTGACCCTCCACCAGGCGATCGCCCAAACAGATACGATTTACCTAGCAGAAAGCCCCGTAATTCGTCGTCTTGACTGGGCCCAGGTAGATCCAGAAACGATCCGCTACGATTTTCGCCTGAAAACCGACCAACAATGGGGCTATGAGCTGCGCTACGAAGGAAATAATCTCATCCTTTCCCTCCGTCATCCCCCACAACTGGGGACGAATTCTCTCCAAGGGGCAACTATTTTGCTAGATCCTGGCCATGGGGGCAGTGAGTCCGGCGCCCTCGGCCCCACGGGCTATCCCGAAAAGGCGATTAATCTTTTGATCTCCCAAAAAATTCAACAGCAACTCACAGCAAAGGGGGCGAATGTGATCCTCACTCGCACCGATGACCGGGACGTTTCTTTAGGCGATCGCCAGGCGGCCATTGCCAATGGCCAACCGACCTTAGCCCTGTCTGTCCATTACAATGCTCTCCCCGATGCCGGGGACGCCGAAAACACAGCGGGAATTGGCATGTTTTGGTACCATCCCCAGGCCCATGATCTAGCCCAATTTCTCCATGATGAACTGACGAGCCGCTTAGATCGTCCCAGCTATGGCGTTTTCTGGAATAACCTCGCCCTGACTCGCCCCCACGAAGCTCCATCGGTATTGATGGAACTGGGCTTTATGATTAATCCCACAGAATTTGAATGGATTACTGAGCCCCAAGCTCAAGATCAATTGGCCGGGGCAATCGCCCAAAGTATCGAACGTTGGCTCCGCACAAAAACCAGCCCCTAG
- a CDS encoding aldehyde dehydrogenase (NAD) family protein: MASTPPRDGDGPIVAALRRAHRASLELELLKGSERHLGIEAIADAIEENIATILEANTKDLEASREMAVPKLILEWLKLTPERLDKTIDLLRRLPKLPDPLQRIKNATYQISGYQTYSQRMPLGVICLIHEALPELGAIAAGLSLKTANSLVIRGCGEASHTNHLFANIMQTALADQGLPQGCVEALSSEEGCTIQELVGQDQYLNLIIPYGRPKMIQQVVQHATAPVLRTTVGNCYLYLSPSGEFDLASRVIQDSHNYEPDAVNAIEKVLVSPEQKTSHLIGLFKVLKEQGFELRGGPDLVAEFPEHLVPAAPTEWQQAYLAKVVAFKRVPDLAAAITEINCNSGGHADCIITESYQESRQFAAGIDSALVYVNASPCFSRHPQGSDSVFLGVSNQKGNRRGLIGLESFTTIKQVVQGDSTP, translated from the coding sequence ATGGCTTCTACTCCCCCAAGAGATGGTGATGGGCCAATCGTGGCGGCGCTCCGGCGGGCTCACCGGGCTTCCCTTGAGCTGGAATTATTAAAAGGGAGTGAGCGTCACCTCGGCATTGAGGCGATCGCCGATGCCATCGAAGAAAACATCGCTACAATCTTGGAGGCCAACACCAAAGATCTTGAAGCCAGCCGAGAAATGGCCGTGCCAAAGTTAATTTTGGAATGGCTCAAGCTGACCCCAGAACGTTTAGACAAAACGATTGATCTCCTGCGGCGGCTACCAAAACTCCCCGATCCCCTCCAGCGCATTAAAAATGCCACCTATCAAATCAGTGGCTACCAAACCTATTCCCAGCGGATGCCCCTCGGGGTCATTTGCTTGATCCACGAAGCTCTACCAGAATTGGGGGCGATCGCCGCTGGTCTCAGTCTCAAAACGGCTAATAGCCTGGTGATTCGCGGCTGTGGTGAAGCCAGTCACACGAATCATTTATTTGCCAACATCATGCAAACAGCCCTGGCAGACCAAGGTTTGCCCCAGGGTTGCGTCGAAGCGCTCTCCTCCGAAGAAGGCTGTACCATACAAGAACTTGTGGGCCAAGATCAATATCTCAATCTGATCATTCCCTATGGTCGGCCCAAAATGATCCAACAGGTAGTCCAACATGCCACTGCCCCTGTTCTCCGTACAACAGTGGGTAACTGCTACCTTTATCTCTCCCCTAGTGGCGAATTCGACCTGGCTAGTCGTGTTATCCAAGATAGCCACAACTACGAACCAGATGCGGTCAATGCGATCGAAAAGGTACTAGTTAGCCCAGAACAAAAAACATCCCATCTCATTGGCTTATTCAAAGTGCTGAAAGAACAAGGGTTTGAACTGCGGGGTGGCCCTGACTTAGTCGCAGAATTTCCAGAACATTTGGTTCCCGCAGCGCCAACGGAATGGCAACAGGCCTATCTCGCTAAGGTGGTCGCCTTTAAACGGGTTCCCGACCTCGCCGCTGCCATCACTGAGATTAACTGCAACTCTGGTGGCCATGCAGACTGCATTATCACGGAGTCTTACCAAGAAAGTCGACAATTTGCGGCGGGCATCGATAGTGCCTTGGTTTATGTCAATGCTTCCCCTTGTTTTTCTCGCCATCCCCAGGGGAGTGATTCGGTTTTTCTTGGGGTCTCGAACCAAAAGGGAAATCGACGGGGCTTAATTGGTCTAGAAAGCTTTACAACGATCAAACAGGTAGTCCAGGGAGATAGTACTCCCTAA
- a CDS encoding hypothetical protein (conserved hypothetical protein), translating into MGTQQQARALMMRQHHAIKNRQMSLLNRSASAIGMEADGDYQGKIQGKLPRQVLADYRRSSATMS; encoded by the coding sequence ATGGGTACCCAACAACAGGCCCGCGCCCTTATGATGCGCCAACATCACGCTATCAAAAATCGACAAATGTCTCTCCTAAACCGTTCTGCTAGCGCCATTGGGATGGAAGCGGATGGAGATTATCAAGGCAAAATTCAAGGAAAATTACCCCGTCAAGTCCTCGCTGACTATCGTCGCAGCAGCGCCACCATGAGTTGA